In Scyliorhinus canicula chromosome 8, sScyCan1.1, whole genome shotgun sequence, one DNA window encodes the following:
- the hmgb2a gene encoding high mobility group protein B2a, which yields MVKRDPNKPRGKMSSYAYFVQTCREEHKKKHPEASVNFTEFSKKCSERWKTMSLKEKSKFEDLAKSDKVRYDREMKNYVPQKGDKKKKKDPNAPKRPPSAFFIFCSEKRPKIKSESPGMSIGDVAKKLGEMWSTVQPKDKVPFEQKASRLKEKYEKEVAAYRAKCKGETAKKPAAKPAQAAKKKKEEEEEDEDDDEEEEDDEEEEDDDEDDE from the exons aTGGTTAAAAGAGATCCCAATAAGCCTCGGGGCAAGATGTCCTCATATGCATACTTTGTGCAGACTTGTCGAGAGGAACACAAGAAGAAACACCCCGAAGCCAGCGTCAACTTTACAGAGTTCTCAAAGAAATGTTCAGAAAGGTGGAAG aCCATGTCCCTCAAAGAGAAGTCAAAGTTTGAAGACCTGGCTAAGAGCGACAAGGTCCGTTATGATCGGGAGATGAAGAACTATGTCCCTCAAAAGGGGGATAAGAAGAAGAAGAAGGATCCAAATGCCCCCAAGAGACCACC ATcagcatttttcattttctgCTCTGAGAAGCGTCCAAAGATCAAGAGCGAGTCTCCTGGAATGTCCATTGGGGATGTTGCAAAAAAGCTGGGAGAGATGTGGTCTACGGTGCAACCCAAGGATAAAGTACCATTTGAGCAGAAAGCATCCCGGTTAAAGGAGAAATATGAAAAG GAGGTTGCAGCCTATCGTGCCAAATGCAAGGGTGAAACTGCTAAGAAACCTGCTGCCAAGCCAGCTCAGGCTGCAAAGAAGaagaaggaagaggaggaggaagacgaGGACGATGATGAAGAGGAGGAAGATGATGAGGAAGAAGAGGATGATGATGAGGATGACGAATAA